The Paenibacillus sp. YPG26 genome includes a window with the following:
- a CDS encoding type 1 glutamine amidotransferase domain-containing protein: MSKVAFLLANGFEDSEMQVPYDEVKKAGHEVDIIGLKAGETLKGKQGKAEYTTDKAVSDANSADYDAVVIPGGSSPENLRLDSGILSFVKKADEAKKPIAAICHGPQILISAGLAKGRTLTSYPPLQDDLVNAGANFEDKEVVVDGNFITSRTPKDEPAFVREILNKLA, translated from the coding sequence ATGAGCAAAGTAGCATTTTTACTAGCCAACGGGTTTGAAGATTCCGAAATGCAGGTTCCTTATGACGAAGTGAAGAAAGCCGGACATGAGGTTGATATTATAGGTTTGAAAGCAGGGGAGACCCTGAAGGGCAAGCAGGGCAAAGCGGAGTATACCACGGATAAAGCCGTCTCTGATGCAAATTCGGCGGATTACGATGCTGTTGTTATTCCGGGAGGTTCATCTCCGGAGAATCTTCGGCTTGACTCGGGAATTCTGAGCTTTGTGAAGAAGGCTGACGAGGCTAAGAAACCAATTGCGGCCATCTGCCATGGGCCTCAGATTCTGATCAGTGCCGGACTTGCCAAAGGACGCACGTTAACCTCCTATCCACCTTTGCAGGATGATCTCGTTAATGCGGGAGCAAATTTCGAGGATAAAGAGGTCGTTGTCGATGGTAATTTCATTACATCGCGCACCCCCAAAGATGAACCTGCATTTGTTCGGGAAATATTGAACAAGCTAGCGTAA
- the hisS gene encoding histidine--tRNA ligase, whose protein sequence is MGFQKPTGTQDLLPGVVERWQFMEEKVRDLCRRFNYREIRTPIFEMTSLFERGVGETTDIVEKEMYTFLDKGDRSMTLRPEGTAGVVRSYVENKLYGEPDVSKLFYIGPMFRYERPQAGRYRQFHQFGIEAIGAIDPAIDAEVISLGYELCRELGLQGVTAEINSVGNPGSRADYREKLIAFLTPMRETLCKDCQSRIDRNPLRVLDCKVDQDKFTNAPSILDSLDEESQSHFEQVKTYLTSMGVDYRINHRLVRGLDYYSLTAFEYKAQGIGAIDTVGGGGRYNGLVADIGGPDQPGVGLGIGLERIQLILENQNIEIQGAKPLDVYLIALGEEADKEITRQLFKLRQAGISAERDYLGRKMKAQFKSADRMQARYTAILGDDELARGEIAVKFMETGEQRTVKLEDLANELK, encoded by the coding sequence ATGGGCTTTCAAAAACCAACAGGCACACAGGATCTGCTGCCCGGCGTTGTGGAGCGGTGGCAGTTCATGGAAGAGAAAGTAAGGGATCTGTGTCGGCGCTTTAACTACCGGGAGATTCGCACACCGATATTCGAGATGACGTCTCTATTTGAACGAGGTGTTGGTGAGACAACAGACATTGTGGAGAAAGAGATGTACACTTTCCTTGATAAAGGAGACCGCAGCATGACGCTGCGTCCAGAAGGTACCGCGGGAGTTGTACGTTCTTATGTGGAGAACAAGCTGTACGGGGAGCCTGATGTGAGCAAGCTGTTCTACATTGGTCCGATGTTCCGTTACGAGCGTCCACAAGCGGGCCGTTACCGCCAGTTCCATCAATTCGGGATTGAAGCCATTGGGGCGATTGACCCTGCAATTGATGCGGAAGTGATCTCGCTGGGGTATGAGCTGTGCAGGGAATTGGGACTTCAAGGGGTGACAGCGGAGATTAACTCGGTCGGCAATCCAGGAAGTCGTGCAGACTACCGCGAGAAGCTGATTGCTTTTCTGACGCCTATGAGGGAAACCCTCTGTAAGGACTGTCAATCCAGAATTGACCGTAACCCTTTGCGGGTACTCGATTGCAAGGTGGACCAGGATAAATTCACAAATGCACCGTCTATTCTGGACAGTCTGGATGAAGAAAGTCAGAGTCATTTCGAGCAAGTGAAGACCTATTTGACCTCAATGGGGGTTGATTACAGAATTAACCACCGTCTGGTACGCGGGCTTGATTATTACTCTCTGACTGCGTTCGAGTACAAAGCCCAAGGTATTGGTGCTATTGATACGGTCGGCGGCGGCGGGCGTTACAACGGACTGGTCGCTGATATTGGGGGACCAGACCAGCCTGGAGTAGGCCTCGGTATTGGCCTGGAACGCATCCAGCTTATTCTTGAGAATCAGAACATTGAGATTCAAGGGGCCAAGCCGCTAGATGTCTATCTTATTGCCCTCGGCGAGGAAGCCGACAAGGAAATCACCAGGCAGCTGTTCAAGCTTCGTCAAGCGGGAATCTCTGCAGAGAGAGACTATTTGGGCCGCAAAATGAAAGCCCAGTTCAAGTCGGCTGACCGTATGCAGGCCCGCTACACCGCCATTCTGGGGGATGATGAGCTGGCCCGCGGCGAGATTGCTGTTAAATTCATGGAGACCGGCGAGCAGCGCACCGTGAAGCTGGAAGACCTGGCGAACGAGCTGAAGTAG
- the aspS gene encoding aspartate--tRNA ligase gives MKRTHQSGSLSNANIGETVTLNGWVQTRRDLGGVLFIDLRDRSGIVQVVFNPAYSGEALQIADRVRSEYVIAVQGKVVKRDPETVNPNLPTGEIEVQVTEIEVLNAAKTPPFFIEDGVEVDESVRLKYRYLDLRRPEMQKTLLIRSKAAKVFRDFLDKEQFIEVETPILTKSSPEGARDYLVPSRVHAGEFFALPQSPQLYKQLLMVSGLERYYQIARCFRDEDLRADRQPEFTQVDIETSFLSQDELLGMMEQLVARVFKETIDADIETPFQRLSYADAMGKYGSDKPDLRFGLELIQVSDIVAASGVKVFASVIEKGGEVKVLNAKGCGTWSRKDIDDLGVFAGRYGAKGLAWIQVKDGEFKGPIVKFFTPEEIEAIKERTGAEEGDLLLFSADTKKVVADVLGNLRLKIGRQLGLIDDSKFKFAWVVDFPLLGWDEEQKRYVAEHHPFTSPREEDVALLDTDPGQILAQAYDLVLNGYEVGGGSMRIYKREIQEKMFKALGISTEEAQDKFGYLLDAFEYGTPPHGGMAFGFDRLVMLLTGRTNLRETIAFPKTASTTDLLMNAPSEVDAAQIDQLHIKLAKKPVEEKK, from the coding sequence GTGAAAAGAACTCATCAAAGCGGCTCTCTGAGCAATGCGAACATTGGAGAAACAGTTACACTGAACGGCTGGGTGCAGACCCGCCGGGATCTCGGAGGCGTGCTGTTCATCGACCTGCGTGACCGCAGCGGGATCGTACAGGTCGTTTTTAACCCGGCATACTCTGGAGAAGCTCTTCAGATTGCAGACCGTGTGCGCAGTGAATATGTCATTGCCGTTCAAGGTAAGGTCGTGAAGCGTGATCCTGAGACCGTGAATCCGAACCTGCCAACAGGTGAAATCGAAGTACAGGTTACTGAGATTGAAGTGCTTAACGCAGCCAAGACACCTCCGTTCTTCATCGAGGATGGAGTGGAAGTAGACGAATCTGTACGTCTGAAATACCGTTATTTGGACTTGCGTCGTCCTGAAATGCAAAAAACGCTGTTGATTCGCTCCAAAGCGGCTAAGGTGTTCCGCGACTTCCTGGATAAAGAGCAATTCATCGAGGTGGAGACGCCGATTCTGACCAAGAGCTCACCAGAAGGCGCGCGAGACTACCTCGTGCCAAGCCGGGTACATGCGGGGGAATTCTTCGCGCTTCCTCAATCTCCACAGCTGTACAAGCAGCTGTTGATGGTGTCAGGTCTTGAGCGTTATTACCAGATTGCCCGCTGCTTCCGTGACGAAGACCTTCGGGCAGACCGTCAGCCTGAATTTACGCAGGTCGATATCGAGACTTCCTTCCTGTCACAGGACGAGCTGCTGGGCATGATGGAGCAGCTGGTAGCCCGTGTGTTCAAAGAGACAATTGATGCCGATATTGAGACCCCGTTCCAGCGCCTGAGCTATGCTGATGCTATGGGCAAATACGGCTCGGACAAGCCGGATCTGCGTTTTGGTCTGGAGCTGATCCAGGTTAGTGATATCGTGGCAGCAAGCGGGGTTAAAGTATTTGCTTCCGTTATTGAAAAAGGCGGCGAGGTCAAAGTTCTGAACGCCAAAGGCTGCGGAACGTGGAGCCGTAAGGATATCGACGATCTTGGCGTGTTCGCTGGACGTTACGGTGCGAAGGGCCTTGCGTGGATTCAGGTCAAAGATGGCGAGTTCAAAGGGCCAATCGTCAAGTTCTTCACACCGGAAGAGATCGAAGCAATTAAAGAGCGTACAGGAGCGGAAGAGGGAGATTTGCTGCTCTTCTCTGCGGATACGAAGAAAGTGGTAGCGGATGTTCTGGGGAATCTGCGTCTCAAGATTGGACGCCAGCTGGGATTGATTGACGACAGCAAATTCAAATTTGCCTGGGTCGTGGACTTCCCGCTGCTTGGTTGGGACGAAGAGCAGAAGCGTTATGTGGCTGAACACCACCCGTTCACAAGCCCGCGTGAAGAAGATGTGGCTCTGCTCGATACAGATCCGGGCCAAATTCTTGCCCAAGCGTATGACCTTGTTCTTAATGGTTATGAAGTGGGCGGAGGGTCCATGCGGATCTACAAACGAGAGATTCAGGAGAAAATGTTCAAGGCACTGGGCATTTCCACAGAAGAAGCCCAAGATAAATTCGGCTACCTGCTGGATGCATTTGAATATGGCACCCCTCCACACGGAGGTATGGCCTTTGGCTTCGACCGTCTCGTTATGCTCCTGACGGGCCGTACGAACCTGCGTGAGACTATCGCATTCCCGAAAACAGCAAGTACAACAGATCTGCTGATGAACGCTCCTTCAGAAGTGGATGCAGCGCAGATCGATCAGCTTCACATCAAGCTGGCGAAGAAGCCGGTTGAAGAGAAGAAATAA
- a CDS encoding LacI family DNA-binding transcriptional regulator, protein MNNKVSIKDIARIASVSIATVSNVINGTGRVSAKTISKVNKVIQELQYVPSASARSLKDKNSHLIAIVVPFIEKGMLQDNPFYWELVRGVENGARNSEVQVILVGIEDDEDFAFVRQRHLDGLIVVGGYEHSEVYRKITAMGIPCVFLDSHLTSPEFYQVDLDDEVGGYLGTRHLIGLGHEVIGVLTGKLEEGGVNYLRYQGYLRALKEAGIQSNPKLVFEQASSIQGGYHAAQRIGSSKERISAIFAFSDVTAIGLIRGLHDIGLHVPRDISVVGFDDNFYANYMIPSLTTIKQDVVGKGQVAVSMLLDQINGNASSVERSVVLPVSLIVRQSTIPFQKI, encoded by the coding sequence ATGAACAATAAGGTATCAATCAAAGACATTGCCAGAATTGCAAGCGTATCCATCGCAACCGTATCGAATGTGATTAACGGTACGGGGAGAGTGTCAGCCAAGACTATCAGTAAAGTGAACAAGGTCATACAGGAACTGCAATATGTGCCCAGCGCTTCCGCACGCAGCTTAAAGGACAAAAATTCCCACCTGATAGCGATTGTGGTTCCTTTTATTGAGAAGGGTATGCTGCAGGATAATCCTTTTTATTGGGAACTTGTACGCGGTGTGGAGAACGGGGCGAGAAATTCTGAAGTACAGGTGATTCTGGTAGGTATTGAGGATGATGAAGACTTCGCCTTTGTACGTCAGCGTCACCTGGACGGACTGATTGTAGTTGGTGGATATGAGCATTCCGAGGTGTACCGCAAAATAACAGCGATGGGAATCCCGTGCGTTTTTCTCGATAGCCATCTTACCAGCCCGGAATTCTATCAGGTAGATCTGGATGATGAAGTAGGAGGGTATCTGGGGACAAGACACCTAATCGGACTTGGCCATGAGGTTATCGGTGTGCTTACCGGGAAGCTGGAAGAAGGCGGGGTTAATTATCTCCGTTACCAAGGATATCTGCGGGCTTTGAAGGAAGCTGGCATCCAGAGCAATCCGAAGCTTGTTTTTGAGCAAGCCTCTTCTATTCAGGGCGGTTATCATGCGGCTCAGCGGATAGGCAGCTCCAAGGAGAGAATCAGCGCCATTTTTGCTTTCTCCGATGTAACCGCTATAGGATTGATCCGCGGGCTGCACGATATTGGACTCCATGTTCCGCGTGATATTTCAGTCGTGGGTTTTGATGATAACTTTTATGCGAATTACATGATTCCTTCATTGACAACCATCAAGCAGGACGTGGTGGGCAAGGGCCAGGTCGCGGTATCGATGCTTCTGGATCAAATCAATGGGAACGCATCTTCCGTGGAACGAAGTGTCGTGCTGCCGGTAAGTCTTATCGTTCGCCAAAGCACGATTCCCTTTCAAAAAATATAG
- a CDS encoding maltose ABC transporter substrate-binding protein — translation MKTKKWSILLLSIILVFSLAACSAKGNSGNTAKQPNQTEGTAVTAEGQEELTPEPGAKLLVWDGKDGVPFLSEIAKEFSAKYNISVEVQEQGAPEQLKKMKTDGPAGLGADVLVLPHDNLSEAVAGGFVLPNDFYEAQTREEFQETAVNAVTKDGILYGYPRNMETYALYYNKSLVKESDLSSWDNIIRFSKEFTDVKSKKYGFMMQLNNLYFAYPFFSGYKAYIFGKDNTDPSDIGLNSQQAVEAMKYYQSMREILPMEAADATTDVKTALFQDGKLAINLDGVWNIGNFSKLPFEAGMVPLPKFPNGETPKTFAGVKAYYVSAYSKYPNAAKLFARHVTTHEALLKNFEKTGFIPARKGMEEEPVIKKNPMVTGAIKQFENSVAMPTLFEMQQVWAPMANALELIWKGQDPKTTLDHAVESMKEGMKTLQK, via the coding sequence ATGAAGACAAAAAAGTGGAGCATCTTGTTATTATCAATCATTCTAGTGTTCAGCCTGGCGGCATGCTCAGCTAAAGGGAACAGCGGGAATACCGCAAAGCAGCCGAACCAGACAGAAGGGACCGCGGTTACTGCTGAAGGACAGGAAGAGTTGACCCCTGAACCGGGAGCCAAGCTGTTAGTGTGGGATGGCAAGGATGGGGTTCCTTTTCTGAGCGAAATAGCTAAGGAATTTAGTGCTAAATACAACATTTCAGTTGAGGTTCAGGAACAAGGAGCGCCCGAGCAGTTGAAGAAAATGAAAACTGACGGTCCGGCGGGACTTGGTGCCGATGTGCTTGTACTTCCTCATGATAATCTCAGTGAGGCTGTGGCGGGCGGATTCGTGCTCCCTAATGATTTCTATGAAGCACAGACACGGGAGGAATTTCAAGAAACTGCGGTTAACGCGGTGACCAAGGATGGCATTCTGTATGGATATCCGCGGAACATGGAGACTTATGCCTTGTACTACAATAAGAGCCTGGTGAAAGAAAGCGATCTGTCCAGTTGGGATAACATCATCCGCTTCTCTAAGGAGTTCACAGATGTTAAGAGTAAGAAATATGGATTTATGATGCAGCTGAACAATCTGTACTTTGCATATCCATTCTTCTCCGGCTACAAAGCTTATATCTTCGGCAAAGACAATACCGATCCAAGCGACATTGGTCTGAATAGCCAGCAAGCCGTTGAGGCGATGAAATATTATCAATCCATGCGCGAAATTCTTCCTATGGAAGCTGCCGATGCAACCACGGATGTAAAAACGGCTTTATTCCAGGATGGCAAGCTTGCGATCAATCTTGACGGGGTGTGGAATATCGGCAATTTCTCCAAATTACCGTTTGAAGCTGGGATGGTCCCGCTCCCGAAATTCCCGAATGGGGAGACTCCAAAGACCTTTGCAGGTGTCAAAGCTTATTATGTAAGTGCTTATAGCAAGTATCCGAATGCAGCGAAGTTATTTGCGAGACATGTTACAACCCACGAAGCCCTGCTCAAAAACTTTGAAAAGACCGGATTTATCCCCGCACGGAAAGGGATGGAGGAGGAGCCGGTAATCAAGAAGAACCCTATGGTAACTGGCGCTATTAAGCAATTTGAGAATTCCGTGGCTATGCCGACCTTGTTCGAAATGCAGCAGGTATGGGCACCCATGGCCAATGCACTGGAGCTAATTTGGAAGGGCCAAGATCCCAAGACTACGCTGGATCATGCGGTTGAGAGCATGAAGGAAGGAATGAAGACTCTACAGAAATAA
- a CDS encoding sugar ABC transporter permease — MIQHRKWAAVLSLIGMGLGQVYNRQYIKGLLLFVLYLLGLRIALYIPGAVWGLTTLGEQADHLEKVGRLYVNVRGDHSIFLMIEGMVVILAALVLLFVYITNVRDAYLVGKLRESGAEAPHFRETLHRITGIHFPHLVISVPILLVIFFTVMPILFMILLAFTNYSSPNYLPPAKLVDWIGLGGFQDIFTIKAWNRTFFGVVFWTLIWTICATLTTFIGGFVVALMVQKRGIRFKGFWRTLFIIPYAIPQFISLLIMRNMFNGEFGPINKYLRYFGLSDLPWLTDPFWAKLTVIMVNVWIGFPITMLMVIGILSTISRDYYEAAQIDGASPFQQFRAITFPTVMFSFGPLLVMSFAGNINNFNLIYLLTNGNPANPGYQSAGDTDILITWLYKLTMDTGKYNYASIIGIFIFILVASFAIVNIRRTKAFKEDDLNV, encoded by the coding sequence ATGATCCAGCACAGAAAATGGGCGGCAGTATTATCGCTAATCGGGATGGGACTCGGACAAGTCTACAATCGCCAGTATATAAAGGGACTGTTGTTATTTGTATTATATTTGCTTGGCCTGCGTATAGCCCTATATATTCCAGGGGCAGTCTGGGGGCTTACAACACTTGGCGAACAGGCGGATCATCTGGAGAAAGTGGGAAGGCTGTATGTCAATGTACGGGGGGACCATTCCATATTTCTCATGATTGAGGGCATGGTTGTAATTTTGGCAGCCCTAGTACTGCTTTTTGTCTATATAACGAACGTACGTGATGCTTATTTGGTTGGTAAGCTCCGTGAGAGCGGCGCAGAGGCACCCCATTTCAGAGAGACCTTGCATCGGATTACCGGAATTCACTTTCCTCATCTGGTCATCTCCGTGCCAATCCTGCTGGTAATTTTCTTCACGGTCATGCCGATTTTGTTCATGATTCTCCTTGCGTTTACGAATTACTCCTCCCCGAATTACCTGCCGCCGGCCAAGCTGGTGGATTGGATCGGTCTTGGCGGATTCCAAGATATTTTTACGATCAAAGCCTGGAACCGCACGTTCTTCGGAGTCGTATTCTGGACGCTAATCTGGACCATCTGTGCAACGCTTACGACGTTCATCGGAGGATTTGTAGTAGCCCTGATGGTACAGAAGAGGGGGATCCGGTTCAAAGGATTCTGGCGTACCTTATTTATTATTCCTTACGCGATTCCGCAGTTCATTTCCCTGCTCATTATGAGAAATATGTTCAACGGTGAATTTGGGCCAATCAATAAATACTTGAGATATTTCGGCCTGAGCGATCTGCCATGGCTGACCGATCCCTTTTGGGCTAAATTAACGGTCATTATGGTAAATGTCTGGATCGGATTCCCGATCACGATGCTCATGGTGATCGGTATCCTTTCTACGATATCAAGAGATTATTACGAAGCTGCCCAAATTGACGGAGCCAGCCCGTTCCAGCAATTTAGGGCGATTACTTTCCCTACGGTCATGTTCTCTTTTGGGCCGCTGCTGGTCATGTCTTTTGCCGGAAATATTAATAATTTCAACCTAATCTATCTACTGACCAATGGAAATCCGGCCAATCCGGGTTACCAGTCCGCCGGGGATACAGATATCCTGATTACCTGGTTGTACAAACTGACCATGGATACCGGTAAATACAATTATGCGTCAATCATTGGAATTTTCATCTTCATCCTTGTGGCATCCTTTGCCATTGTGAACATTCGAAGAACCAAAGCCTTCAAGGAGGACGATCTTAACGTATGA
- a CDS encoding sugar ABC transporter permease: MRTGAKFKSRIGNLACYAGLILIGIACIYPALWVVMSSFRPGTALYSDQLIPTVFTLQHYQDLFDTYPFGQWFINTVKVAFFTMIFSTLLVTITGYVFSRFRFRGRKNLMLSLLVIGMFPGFMSMIAVYILLMQLQLLNTHFSLVLVYSAGAPMGFLYVKSYFDTIPQSLIDAARIDGAGHFTVFRSIMLPLSKPMLVFIALTSFTGGFVDFIFANMVLSTPEKQTLAVGLFQIVQGQFATEFTLFAAGCVLVAVPLTLLFIVLQKFLVEGLTAGAEKG; the protein is encoded by the coding sequence ATGAGAACAGGAGCCAAATTCAAGAGCCGGATCGGGAATCTCGCTTGTTATGCCGGCCTCATTCTTATTGGAATCGCTTGTATATACCCTGCCTTATGGGTAGTCATGTCTTCGTTCAGGCCGGGGACCGCGCTCTACAGTGATCAATTAATTCCTACAGTCTTTACACTCCAGCATTATCAGGATTTGTTCGATACGTACCCGTTCGGCCAGTGGTTCATCAACACGGTTAAAGTGGCCTTCTTCACCATGATCTTCAGTACTTTACTGGTTACTATTACGGGATATGTATTCTCCCGGTTCAGATTCCGAGGACGCAAGAACCTGATGCTCAGCCTGCTGGTAATCGGGATGTTCCCCGGCTTTATGAGTATGATCGCGGTTTATATTTTGCTGATGCAGCTTCAATTGCTTAACACGCATTTCTCCTTAGTTCTCGTATATTCTGCGGGGGCACCTATGGGTTTCCTGTATGTAAAAAGCTATTTCGATACGATTCCCCAAAGCTTGATTGATGCCGCGCGCATCGATGGTGCCGGTCACTTCACGGTATTCCGCAGCATCATGCTGCCCTTGTCCAAACCGATGCTGGTTTTCATTGCTTTGACCTCCTTCACAGGCGGCTTTGTTGATTTTATATTTGCCAATATGGTGTTAAGCACGCCGGAGAAGCAGACGCTTGCGGTTGGACTCTTCCAAATCGTACAGGGTCAATTCGCGACAGAGTTCACGCTGTTCGCGGCTGGTTGTGTTCTGGTCGCTGTCCCGCTAACCCTCTTGTTCATTGTTCTGCAGAAATTCCTGGTTGAGGGACTCACGGCCGGAGCTGAGAAGGGCTGA